Genomic segment of Macellibacteroides fermentans:
AATACCTCGAACTTATCAAAAAAACAAAAGCATTGTGTACAATTCCAATTATTGCCAGCATCAATTGCTATAAAGCTGATAACTGGATTGACTTTGCCCGTCAGATTGAACTTGCCGGAGCCGACGCTCTGGAGCTAAACGTTTTTTACCTGGAAACATCACTCACCCACGATTATTATAAGATGCAGACCACGTACGTGAATATTGTACGTAAGGTAAAGGAGACAGTTCGTATTCCGATTATTATCAAAATAGGAAAGAACTTTACCAACATACCTGCACTTGTAAACACTTTAAAAGTTAACGGTGCTGATGCTGTGGTGTTGTTTAACCGCTACTACCAGCCGGATATAGACATCAATACGATGCAGATTGTTTCGGGTAATGTATTCAGTAACCATTCGGACCTGAGTGATACCTTGCGGTGGACTGGTATCGTAAGCGGACAAATCCCGGGAATTAATATTGCCGCCTCAACCGGTGTGCACGATTGGGAAGATGTGATTAAGTGCTTGCTTGCAGGAGCATCCACTGTACAGCTAACCAGTGCTTTGTATACACACGGATCCGAAATTATCTCGCAGATCCTTACCTGTATTGAGGAATGGATGCATCAGTCGCGCATTAAAACCATCGAAGAATTCCGTGGTAAATTAAATTATAAAAATAGTAGTGATCCGTCTCGCTACGAACGTGCTCAGTTTATGAAGTACTTTTCAAACCGCGATTAATACGGGTTTATCCATAAAAAGGGCAGTTCATTTAGTTGAACTGCCCTTTTTTATATATAGCTAACAATTATTTGAAATATTTTCCACTAAAAATTATTACATTAAAGAATATATGTTTATCTTTGCAACGAATTAATAGGAATAATATGGAACCAATTTGTGTAATTAAAGATATTTATAAGACCTTGTACCAGTTCGAAAAGGATTTTCTGGATGCGTACGAACTTACAATCAATGAGGCAATGCTGCTTTGTTGCCTGAAAGACGGCGAATGTAAGTCGGCCGGACTGATATGCGACTTTATCGGATTGTCTAATTCGAGGGTATCTAAAATTATCACTTCGGTTGAAGACAAATGTCTAATAAACAGAACCATATGTAAAGAAGACAAACGTCAGATGATATTTGAATTGTCTGAAACCGGCAAAACAAAAGTAGCTCAGATGATGACAGCCGAACTGCAGATTGAAAGTCTGTTTGAAAAGCTTACAGAATGTATGAAAAGGGATTAATTCCCTTTTTTTACCCATTTATTTTCCATTACGAACTATTAGCATTACAAATTATAAACATATGAAGTATCTTATTATCGGAGGTGTAGCCGGAGGGGCTACGGTAGCAGCCCGTTTGCGAAGAATGGACGAACAGGCTGAGATCATTCTTTTTGAACGCGGAGCCTATGTTTCGTATGCAAACTGCGGACTCCCCTACTATATCGGTGATACCATTACCCAGCGCGACAATCTTTTCGTGCAGACTGCTCAGGGATTTACAGCTCGCTTTAATATCGACATCCGTACACAACAAGAGGTTGTTGCCATTCAGACGCAAGGCAAAACGGTGTTGGTAAAGAATCTGCTTACAAATGAAACTTATTCTGAAGGATACGACAAGCTGGTGCTATCGCCAGGGGCTGAGCCCATTCGTCCGCGAGTTGACGGAATATCGGCTAACCGCATCTTTACACTACGAAATGTGCCGGACACCGATACGATTAAAGGATATATAAACACAGTTAGACCCAAAAGAGCCTTGGTGA
This window contains:
- a CDS encoding dihydroorotate dehydrogenase-like protein, which codes for MIDLKTEYAGLKLRNPLIAGSSGLTNNPERNKEFEKAGVGAIVLKSLFEEQIEMQSSNLLKDSDYPEASDYVQEYVKVNQVNEYLELIKKTKALCTIPIIASINCYKADNWIDFARQIELAGADALELNVFYLETSLTHDYYKMQTTYVNIVRKVKETVRIPIIIKIGKNFTNIPALVNTLKVNGADAVVLFNRYYQPDIDINTMQIVSGNVFSNHSDLSDTLRWTGIVSGQIPGINIAASTGVHDWEDVIKCLLAGASTVQLTSALYTHGSEIISQILTCIEEWMHQSRIKTIEEFRGKLNYKNSSDPSRYERAQFMKYFSNRD
- a CDS encoding MarR family winged helix-turn-helix transcriptional regulator, which encodes MEPICVIKDIYKTLYQFEKDFLDAYELTINEAMLLCCLKDGECKSAGLICDFIGLSNSRVSKIITSVEDKCLINRTICKEDKRQMIFELSETGKTKVAQMMTAELQIESLFEKLTECMKRD